TTAGAATATTGAAAAATCGTAAGGATACTGGATATTTTACTATAAGTAATTTATTTACTGGATATTGGAGGGCGATAAAATGATAGATTTACATATTCATACAACATCTTCAGATGGTTCAGATGAACCAAAAGTAATACTTACTAAAGCAGAGGAAGCAGGACTAAGCTACATATCAATTACTGATCATGACTCCATTGGTGCATATAAAAAACTTGAAGAAGCAAAAATAGATAACTACTTCAGTGGCAAAATCATCCCTGGATGTGAATTTTCTGTTGCGTATAATGGCACTCCCATTGAAATACTAGCATATGATATAGATCTTAAAACCATTGAGGAAACAGGAATAGTCTCAGAAGAGAAATTTCTTCAAAGAGAAAACCAGTACTTAAATACAATGATGAGTATCTGCAAAAATCTAGGCATTAAATATGACAATACTCTATCTATAGCAGGGGGTAAATACTTTGCAACACAAGTATTATATTTTGATTTAAAGAAATATCCTGAAAATGAAAAACACTTTTCTACTGAAGTATGGAAAGGGGTTAATGGATTTTACAGAACCTGTGTTAATAATGAAAGCAGTCCATTTTACCTAAACCAATTAAAGAATTATCCATCAATACAAGAAATTACTAAAATAATAAAAAAAGCAGGAGGAAAGTCATTTCTTGCTCATCTTTATGTTTATTATGCAGAGGATTATGAAGAATTTCTAAACTCAATGGTATCATTAAATGTTATTGATGGTATTGAATGTTATCATTCCCTTCACACAATGGATAAAACAAACTTCCTTCTTAACTTTTGCAAAAATCACAATCTTTATGTTTCAGGTGGAAGTGACTATCATGGTAAAATCAAACCTAAAGTTATATTGGGTGAGAGTATGCCTGGAGTAAGGATACCCTATGAAATATCAGAAAAATGGCTTTCAACTTGTAGGACATTTGAAGGTGAGATATTTTAATTAAATTTAATAGGTTGTTAAATACAAGAAATACGATATATACAACTTTTTTAAATAAGGTTCAAGAACAGGGGTGTTTATTTTTACATTAATAGAAGGAGAAAATTGTTTTGTGTGGAATTGATTAGAATAGTGTTTAAATATCATTAATATCGAACCTGTATATAAATCTAATAGATTTTAAGTAGAGATTTACTGCTACCATACATCTGGCGTTAAATAATACAAAACACTTAGAAAATTATAAAAAAATAGAAAAGAGGTGGGTTTATGAAAAAAAAGTTTGTTATATCTAGTGTATTTATAATTCTTATTTTATGTTTACTTTTTACGGGTAACATAGTTCAATTTGTTATTAATATTGAGTGGTTTAATCAAGTGGGTTACCTTTCAATATACTTAACAAAGATACTTACTGTGTCTAAGTTTATGATACCTGTTTTTATCATTAGTTATCTTGGTATATGGTTATACTATAGGAGCCTGAGGAAGAGTATCATGCACTTAAAAATAGTGGTAGAGGTAAATGTCAAGAAAAGAGCTATTGAAAATAAAATTTTTATAGCTTGTAATTTAATTATTTCATTTGTATTTTCTTTTACTTTTGCATCTGCATATTGGTTTAAGCTTCTTCAATTCCTAAATGCAGTTAGTTTTAATGTGAAGGACCCTATTTTCAATAAGGATGTATCTTTTTATACTTTCAAACTTCCTTTAATTAAATCACTATATACAGTTATAATGACACTACTAGTATTACTAGTTATTATTAAAGTAGCAGTTTTCTTTGTAATAAAAGCAAAGGATCTTTCGTATGTAGGGAGAATACCAAATCCTTTTGAAGACCTTCGAAAACTAGGCAGGGAACTCATTATATTTTTAGGAAGACAAATTGCAATAATAGCATCACTAATATCACTTTTTCTTTCACTTGGATTTTTGATAAATTCATATTATTTAGTGTATAGCCCTAGGGGTGTTGCATATGGGGCAAGCTATACGGATGTTCACGTAACACTACTATTCTATAAAATATCAATTGTGGCATGTATTATTGCTGCAGTAGTAATATTTATAAGCGTTTTAAGAACAAAGGTTAAGCCTATAATAATTTCAGTTGTCACTTTAGTTTTAATAAGCTTTATAGAAGTAATATCAGCAGTTATAATTCAAAATAGTATTGTAATGCCAAATGAAAAGGAATTTGAAAAACCATATATCCAGAACAATATTGATTTTACTAGGAAAGCCTTTAATTTAGAGAATATCACCACAACATCTACTAATGTAAAAAATGATTTAAAACAAGAGGATATTTCAAATAATAAGGAGACAATAGATAATATTAGAATAAATTCAGCAGCACAGTCACTTGAATTCTATAATCAAGTTCAAATAATAAGATATTACTATAATTTTAGTGATATAGACGTAGATAGATATAAAATAAATGATAAATATAGTCAGGTATTTCTTGCATCAAGAGAAATAGACTCAACGTCCCTTGCTCCAAGTACTTGGCAGAATACTCATATGATTTATACTCATGGTTTTGGTGTTGTAATGAGTAAGGTAAATGAGGTTACAGCAGAAGGGCAGCCTGCTTTTGTAATTAAAGATATGCCTATTGCAAACAGTACAAATATCAAATTAATTAATCCGAGAATCTATTTTGGTGAAAAAACAAATGAGTATGCATTAGTAAATACTAATGTGAGTGAATTTGACTATCCTCAAGGTGGAACAAATAAAGTAACAAATTATGATGGAAAAGCCGGAATTAAAATGGGTTTAGGTAATAAGCTTTTGTTTGCACTAAATAAGGGAGATTTGAATTTCCTACTATCTAGGGATATTAAGAGCACAAGTAAAATCCTTATTAATAGAAATATAGTTGAAAGGTCAAAGCTTATAGCTCCATTTTTAACTTATGACAAAGATCCATATGTTGTTATAAGTGAAGGGAAACTATACTATATACTTGATGCTTACACTACATCCTCTAAGTATCCATACTCACAGCCACAAGATGGAATAAACTATATTAGAAATTCAGTTAAGGTTGTAATTGATGCTTATGATGGAACCACAAATTTCTATGTGGCAGATTCAACTGATCCAATTGTACAAAGCTATGCAAAAATTTTCCCTAAGCTTTTTAAGAATATATCAGAGGTTCCTGCTGACTTAAAAGCACATTTTAGATATCCAGCTGATATATTTAATATTCAAAGTGCAGTGCTGGGAAGATACCATGTAACTGATCCTGGAGTGTTCTATAATGGGGAGGATATTTGGGATGTTTCCAAAAATGCAAACGCTGTTGGTGGTGAGGCTAAAACAACTATTCCACCATATATTGTAGAGAAATTACCGGGCTCAAATAATGAAGAAATGGTTTTGCAACAATATTTCAATATAAAGGGAAAATATAACATGACAGCAATTTTAGGCGCTAGAATGGACGAGGGAAACTACGGTAAATTGTTTCTAAATAAATTTCCAGCAGAAACAACAGTTTACAGTCCATTCCTATTTAAACAAAGGATAAGTCAGGATACTACAATTTCGGCACAACTATCACTATGGAATACTGGTGGATCTGAGGTACAGTATGGAGACACTGTAATTTTACCAGTAAAGAATTCCTTGCTTTATATTGAACCTCTTTATTTAAGGGCTAGTGGAAAAAATAGTATTCCTGAAATGAAAAAAATAATAATCTCTTATGACAATAAGTTACTTATGGTTGATAATATTGAAAGCGGACTCGAACAGATATTTAATTATCAGCCACCAAATACAGTGGTTCCAGGTAAAGCGGAAACTACTGCTCCTTTAAGCCAAGCTAAAGTAAAGCTAATTAAGGAGGCAAATGATTTATATACAAAAGCACTTGATGCTCAAAAAAATTTAGATTGGACAAAATATGGAGAGTATATTAAGCAGCTTGGAAATATACTAAAAGAATTAGATAAATAAAAAAGGAAAAACAGATGCGGTATAGCATCTGTTTTTATTACTTATTCTCAAAAATATTATTTATAATTAAGCCTTTAAAAAAATCATAAGCAATTTGTTAGGCCACTCTTATTTTTTCACTTTACAATAGAACGTACGTTCTGTATAATAATCTTAGAGGTGGTATTTATGTTCGACTATGTGCTAAAAAACTCATTTCAGGATCATAGGATTGTAACTATAATGTACCAAGGACGAAAAGAAATAACGCAGAGAGATATAAGAATAATAAAAGTAATGGATAAAGACATAGAAGCGTACTGCTATTTAAGGCATCAGGTTAGGCATTTTAAGAAAGAAAATATATTAGCTGCTAGATATACAATTTAGAAGGGAATTATTATGAAAGTTATTCTGTATAAAAATAGATAAAGTGATTTGCATAGATAGATAAAAGCTGGCGGGTAATAATATGGTATTGACCTTTAAAAGTCTATGTATTTTTGCATAGGCTTTTATTTTAGAACTATTAAGGGTACTATATAATAAATGTATTCATGAAAATAAATTATTATAATGGAGTTGCTTAAACAACTGGGAAAATTTTAAAACTTGTAGCTTTGAATAGAAAAAAAACAGTATTCATATAGTAAAATAAATACAAATACAGGGGTGATAAACTTGAAAAACGAAAATATTAATATAGTTGTAACAGGCGATATAGCAATAAATTTGTTGCAATGGACAACTGATGACAATAATACAAGAGTGTACGGCTGGCAATCCTATCCACAGGTTCACAGTACAATAAGGCTAGGAGAAGACTTTCTTTTATCAAAACTTGTAGCTTTATCAACAGGGGCGAACATACTTTCACCAAAAATAAAAAAAACAGGTAATAATTCACTTGAAAAAGGCCTTGTTTCTACAGTAGAGTTAGGGCTTTTTCCAGTAACCAATGATGTAAATGATAAAAATAAAGTCTACCGTATAAAGCAGTTTCTTGGATTCACATCACCAGCTTCTGGAATGCCAAAACTATTTTCAGTTATTAAAGATGATGTTAATGCTGATATAGTTATATTAGATGACGAAAATAACGGATTTAACTCTAATGAAGAAGTTTGGCCTTTAGCTTTGAAGTCTCATGAAAAATCACCAATAATTATTTATAAAACAAATAATCTTGGAGATTCCAATAATCTTTGGAATGATCTGGAGAAATACCATCTTGAAAATACTATAGTAGTTATAAATGCAGATGATTTACGTTCAAAAGGAGTTAATATAAGTAAAAGCATCTCATGGGAAAGGACTGCATTGGATTTTGTTTGGCAAATGAATAATAATGTTAATCTTGGCGCTCTTGCTAAATGTAAGCACTTGATAATACCTTTTGGAGTTGAAGGTGCTATTCATTATAAAAATGGAGGAAGATCTGAATCTGAATTGTATTTTCTGACTTATGAATTCGAAGGTGGGTTTATCAAAGGGGATCAAGGTAAAATGTATGGACTTACCTCTTGTTTTGTTGCTGGTCTTGCAAGAACTATTGTTTCAGGAATTCAAAATCATGAAGAGCTTGATAGCTCCATTCGTGAAGGCATTCGTGAAGGGATTGTTGCGGCGCAAAAGTATTTTATGCATGGGTTTGGTTATAATGTTTTTGATAGTCTTTACCCTGATCCAGTAATATTTACTGAAAGTGAAAATGACTTTATTTATAAAGAGCATATACAGGATGTAAATATACGAAATACAAAAAATCCAAACTGCCAGGCCTGCTGGTATATTATTAAAGATAAAAATTCAGTTAATTTAGGAGACACAGCTTATGACATAGTTAAAAACGGTGAAAAAAGTGCGCTTAATTTTATGCCTATAGCACATTTTGCTAATTTAAAAACCGTAGATAGAGCAGAAATCGAAGGATACAGAAGTATTAAAAATCTTATTTCCGAGTATCTTTCTTCTAAAAATACAGTTAGGCCGCTTTCTATTGCTGTATTTGGAACTCCAGGATCTGGGAAATCTTTCGGTGTAACAGAGGTAGCAGCAAGTATTGCTCCAAAGATTATTGAGAAGTTAGATTTTAATTTATCTCAATTTCAGACTCTCACAGATTTGATTGCTGCATTTCATAAAGTAAGGGATCTTTCATTAGAAGGAAAAATGCCTTTAGTATTTTTCGATGAATTTGACAGTGCATTTGAAAAAAAATTAGGTTGGCTGAAATACTTCCTTGCACCAATGCAGGATGGCAAATTCAGAGAAGGAGATGCAATTCATCCAATTGGAAAAGCTATCTTTGTTTTTGCTGGGGGCACAAGCAATACTTTTAATAAATTTTGTGGGGAAGACATAGAGGATGAAAATGAAAAAAAACAATTTACAAGAGAATTTCAGGGCTCTAAAGGCCCGGATTTTGTAAGCCGTTTAAGGGGATATGTCAATATACTTGGACCAAATCAGACAGATAATGAATGGGACCAATTGTTTATTATCCGTAGGGCAATGCTGCTTCGTTCACTTCTGGAACGTAAAGTGCCTCATCTAATAAATGGGCTTGGTGAAGCTCAAATAGATAATGGGGTGTTAAGGGCTCTACTCAAAGTTCCAAGATATAAACACGAATCAAGATCTATGGAAGCAATATTGGAGATGAGCATGTTAAATGATGCTAAAAAATGGGAGCAATCTCATTTGCCGTCAAAAGAACAGCTAAAATTGCATGTAGATGAAGATCAATTTTCACGTCTTTTAATGCAGGAAGAATTTTTTAGTGAAAAAATTGAAAAGCTTGCTAAAGAGCTTCTAGCTAAACATATATACGTTTATGAAAATGCTGATGGCAGAAATACAAAAACCTGTGAATTTCTCACTGAAGAGGAAAAGACTTATATTCGTCATCAAGTAAGGCATATTCCTATAGCTTTGCATAAAGTTAATTATGAGGTTATTTCTGTTAAAGAAAAACCTGAAGTTGTAAAGTTTACAGAAAAGGAACTGAATATTCTAGGTGAATATGAGCATAAACGTAGCTCCCTTGAAAAAAAGGAATTAGGATGGGTATATGGGACTACATTAGATAAAAATAAAAAAACATATCCTTATCTTGTATATTGGGAAAAATTACCTTATGAGTATAGGAGCAAAATCATTGAAAATGTTAAATCCTGGCCGGAAATTTTAGCAAATTCCAATTTTAAAATAGAACGGTTAAAGTTTCTATGCAATTGTGAGACTCTGCTTTTACTTGAATAAAATACATTATTAAAGATAAGTGCAATTGAAGTGCTTTTACTGAAATATCATTAAAATTAGCATATAAAATCACACTAATATATTAAGCTACTAATCTAATATTTAAGTAAAAAAACACAGGTATTTCACCTGTGTTTTCTTAATCACCTCTGGATTTATTTTAATATGAGCCGATGTTAGATGTAAGCAATTATGTTGCAAATAAATTAAATGAATTATGTTATAATTTCTAATAATTGAAATTTATGTTATAATTAGTATAAAATTATTACAACATAATTGTATTATATGATAAACAAAAGTAAAATTATGCTAAGCAAAAATTAAGTATTAGGAGGGGATAAAATGTTAGTTCATAAAGGTACAACAATAATTGAAACCAACAGGTTAATTCTTCGTCCTTATGTCATGGACGATGCAACAGATATGTTTATTAATTGGGCGAATGATTCTGAAGTTACAAAGCATCTATCTTGGCAAGCCCATTCTAATATAGATGTTACTAAATATCTTATGGGAATGTGGGTAGATAAGTACTCCTCAAATGAAACAT
This DNA window, taken from Clostridium estertheticum, encodes the following:
- a CDS encoding Ryanodine receptor Ryr, giving the protein MKNENINIVVTGDIAINLLQWTTDDNNTRVYGWQSYPQVHSTIRLGEDFLLSKLVALSTGANILSPKIKKTGNNSLEKGLVSTVELGLFPVTNDVNDKNKVYRIKQFLGFTSPASGMPKLFSVIKDDVNADIVILDDENNGFNSNEEVWPLALKSHEKSPIIIYKTNNLGDSNNLWNDLEKYHLENTIVVINADDLRSKGVNISKSISWERTALDFVWQMNNNVNLGALAKCKHLIIPFGVEGAIHYKNGGRSESELYFLTYEFEGGFIKGDQGKMYGLTSCFVAGLARTIVSGIQNHEELDSSIREGIREGIVAAQKYFMHGFGYNVFDSLYPDPVIFTESENDFIYKEHIQDVNIRNTKNPNCQACWYIIKDKNSVNLGDTAYDIVKNGEKSALNFMPIAHFANLKTVDRAEIEGYRSIKNLISEYLSSKNTVRPLSIAVFGTPGSGKSFGVTEVAASIAPKIIEKLDFNLSQFQTLTDLIAAFHKVRDLSLEGKMPLVFFDEFDSAFEKKLGWLKYFLAPMQDGKFREGDAIHPIGKAIFVFAGGTSNTFNKFCGEDIEDENEKKQFTREFQGSKGPDFVSRLRGYVNILGPNQTDNEWDQLFIIRRAMLLRSLLERKVPHLINGLGEAQIDNGVLRALLKVPRYKHESRSMEAILEMSMLNDAKKWEQSHLPSKEQLKLHVDEDQFSRLLMQEEFFSEKIEKLAKELLAKHIYVYENADGRNTKTCEFLTEEEKTYIRHQVRHIPIALHKVNYEVISVKEKPEVVKFTEKELNILGEYEHKRSSLEKKELGWVYGTTLDKNKKTYPYLVYWEKLPYEYRSKIIENVKSWPEILANSNFKIERLKFLCNCETLLLLE
- a CDS encoding UPF0182 family protein, with protein sequence MKKKFVISSVFIILILCLLFTGNIVQFVINIEWFNQVGYLSIYLTKILTVSKFMIPVFIISYLGIWLYYRSLRKSIMHLKIVVEVNVKKRAIENKIFIACNLIISFVFSFTFASAYWFKLLQFLNAVSFNVKDPIFNKDVSFYTFKLPLIKSLYTVIMTLLVLLVIIKVAVFFVIKAKDLSYVGRIPNPFEDLRKLGRELIIFLGRQIAIIASLISLFLSLGFLINSYYLVYSPRGVAYGASYTDVHVTLLFYKISIVACIIAAVVIFISVLRTKVKPIIISVVTLVLISFIEVISAVIIQNSIVMPNEKEFEKPYIQNNIDFTRKAFNLENITTTSTNVKNDLKQEDISNNKETIDNIRINSAAQSLEFYNQVQIIRYYYNFSDIDVDRYKINDKYSQVFLASREIDSTSLAPSTWQNTHMIYTHGFGVVMSKVNEVTAEGQPAFVIKDMPIANSTNIKLINPRIYFGEKTNEYALVNTNVSEFDYPQGGTNKVTNYDGKAGIKMGLGNKLLFALNKGDLNFLLSRDIKSTSKILINRNIVERSKLIAPFLTYDKDPYVVISEGKLYYILDAYTTSSKYPYSQPQDGINYIRNSVKVVIDAYDGTTNFYVADSTDPIVQSYAKIFPKLFKNISEVPADLKAHFRYPADIFNIQSAVLGRYHVTDPGVFYNGEDIWDVSKNANAVGGEAKTTIPPYIVEKLPGSNNEEMVLQQYFNIKGKYNMTAILGARMDEGNYGKLFLNKFPAETTVYSPFLFKQRISQDTTISAQLSLWNTGGSEVQYGDTVILPVKNSLLYIEPLYLRASGKNSIPEMKKIIISYDNKLLMVDNIESGLEQIFNYQPPNTVVPGKAETTAPLSQAKVKLIKEANDLYTKALDAQKNLDWTKYGEYIKQLGNILKELDK
- a CDS encoding PHP domain-containing protein — translated: MIDLHIHTTSSDGSDEPKVILTKAEEAGLSYISITDHDSIGAYKKLEEAKIDNYFSGKIIPGCEFSVAYNGTPIEILAYDIDLKTIEETGIVSEEKFLQRENQYLNTMMSICKNLGIKYDNTLSIAGGKYFATQVLYFDLKKYPENEKHFSTEVWKGVNGFYRTCVNNESSPFYLNQLKNYPSIQEITKIIKKAGGKSFLAHLYVYYAEDYEEFLNSMVSLNVIDGIECYHSLHTMDKTNFLLNFCKNHNLYVSGGSDYHGKIKPKVILGESMPGVRIPYEISEKWLSTCRTFEGEIF